In Oryza sativa Japonica Group chromosome 2, ASM3414082v1, the following are encoded in one genomic region:
- the LOC4329399 gene encoding uncharacterized protein yields MASAFFNGAMYAGGWMQHMLFEAAHNGDLDLVRGMAMLLVEGRGRLGEAVQAARLRGTGPLDGMGALHIAASKGRLEVCRYLVEELRLDVDDTDQEGRTPLIIAIVFNHVSTVEYLLDRGADANKASHNGLTPIHFAICLGECGMVQLLLAKGACVDPVAYCGTPLHVAATEGRDGAMKILLDHNADFNKMVDGLTPLDTAMDSGELKCINLLIKVGAVVSEDRMLTAENSGSTECFNYLMEETGANCNISDNGEPVNKRKATDLKSLGNKAVEKKDYLSATGFYSKALYLYPDDATLFSNRSLCWHRMGDGGKALLDAHECRKLRSDWPKAYYRLGAALMLLKDYESACEALYNGFKLDPGNSEIEDAFREALESLKTSASTEAR; encoded by the exons atggcgtcaGCTTTCTTCAACGGAGCCATGTACG CCGGTGGATGGATGCAGCACATGCTCTTCGAGGCGGCTCACAACGGCGACCTCGACCTCGTCAGGG GGATGGCGATGCTGCTGGTTGAAGGGAGGGGGCGGCTCGGGGAGGCGGTGCAGGCGGCGAGGCTGCGGGGGACGGGGCCGTTGGACGGGATGGGGGCGCTGCACATCGCCGCCAGCAAAGGGAGGCTGGAGGTGTGCCGCTACCTCGTCGAGGAGCTGCGGCTGGACGTGGATGACACTGACCAGGAAG GTAGGACTCCTCTGATTATTGCAATAGTCTTCAATCATGTAAGCACTGTCGAGTATCTTCTTGATCGTGGTGCCGACGCAAACAAAGCCAGCCATAACGGCCTCACCCCTATACATTTCGCCATTTGTTTAG GAGAATGTGGAATGGTACAGCTATTACTTGCAAAAGGAGCTTGTGTGGACCCAGTAGCTTACTGTGGGACACCACTTCATGTTGCTGCTACTGAAGGGCGAGATGGTGCTATGAAGATTTTATTGGACCACAATGCAGAT TTTAACAAGATGGTAGATGGTCTGACACCTCTTGATACTGCTATGGATTCTGGTGAATTAAAATGCATAAATCTCCTGATTAAG GTTGGTGCTGTTGTCAGTGAAGATCGCATGTTAACTGCTGAAAACAGTGGTTCTACAGAGTGCTTCAATTACTTAATGGAAGAGACTGGTGCCAACTGTAACATTTCTGATAAT GGTGAGCCTGTCAATAAAAGGAAAGCAACAGATTTAAAGTCACTGGGTAATAAGGCTGTCGAGAAAAAGGATTATCTATCTGCAACAGGATTCTACAGTAAG GCACTGTACCTTTACCCTGATGATGCTACCTTGTTCTCAAATAGGAGCCTTTGCTGGCATCGCATGGGTGATGGAGGCAAGGCTTTGCTGGATGCTCATGAATGTAGGAAGttgcggtctgactggccaaaGGCCTACTACCGGCTGGGTGCTGCTCTGATGTTACTGAAG GACTATGAGAGTGCTTGCGAAGCACTTTACAATGGATTCAAGTTGGATCCAGGGAACTCTGAGATTGAGGATGCATTTCG GGAAGCTCTGGAGTCCTTGAAGACATCTGCAAGCACGGAGGCTAGGTGA